In Zea mays cultivar B73 chromosome 7, Zm-B73-REFERENCE-NAM-5.0, whole genome shotgun sequence, the following proteins share a genomic window:
- the LOC118472925 gene encoding LOB domain-containing protein 13-like, protein MPTYGMPPPDFALPMPMLAPPPPPPPPSQFPMGFQTPPASVAAPGDGSGQDDTTNSWVNTIFNTQSPAGGGGYSNHPDDGYD, encoded by the exons atgccgacatatgggatgccgcctccggactttgcactgccaatgccaatgttggcgcctccacctccgcctccgcctccgtcacaattccctatg ggatttcagacaccacccgcttcagttgccgcacctggagatgggtctggtcaggACGACACAACAAATTCGTGGGTGAACACCAttttcaacacgcagagtccagccggaggaggtggctactcgaaccatccagacgatggatatgattga